The SAR116 cluster alpha proteobacterium HIMB100 region CAATCCCAACACGTCCTGTTTGTATCGCAGAACCATGTTTATACTGATAATAAAAATTACCGACCGTTACCAGCAGCATAAGACCGATAACAACGCGTGGCCAGCCTGTTGCCCCAAAGATGTAAATTTCAATCGGTTGATTAAATTCAAAAGAAAATCCAAAAAATATAACCGCAATAGACAGCCAGACGGCGCCTTCTGTCAGGTGTGATTTCGTGAGCTTACCCATAAGATATTGTACCAAAAATGAAGGGATGTTTAGTGTAAGTGAAGAGACCAGGGCCGACCGTGAAAACCATGGCCGGCCCTGATGCTAAACTGGTTGTCTTTACTTAACGTTCAGGCCCATCTGCTTATACACTTCGCGGTATTGCGGAATGGTTGTGTTGATCAGCTCGATAGACCCTTGTGTGTCACGATAGCTGTCGATAACTGTCATAAACTTTGACTCGTTAAACTTCTGGTAGCTGTCCTGACAATAGCCACGCTGAAACGCCCACTGCAGCCATTCAACGCGGTCAGCCGGAGCGTCTTTATGGACGTAAAAGCCACGGAAACGCAGCAGCGGTTCGAAGTCCATGCCCATTTCTCTGTGGGTAGGCACATCAGCAAAAACGCCCGGACGTTCGTTGAAAATCGTCAAAATTGGCTTGAAGTCGCCTGAGTCCAGAAACTTGCGAACGTCACCTGGCTGCTCGAACAAAGCGTCAACCTGACCGCCCAACAATGCCCCATAACGTGGTGCACCCTTATCAAAAGAAATCTGTTGAATCGTCATATCAGTGGCGTCGGTAATGAATTTCATCGTTACCCGTTCCATTGAACCTTCTTTTGACACATTGGCGATGGTTGCCTTCCCATTTTGGGCTTTCACCCAGGCAACAAATGACGGCCAGTCAGTGTATCTGGTTTCATTTGTGCGGATGTAAATCTGGGAAAATGTCACTTGTGATGTGACCAGTGGGATCAGGTCTTCAGCTGGGTGTGGGCGGCTTGAATCCAATGCATGAGCTGATGAGGCATCATCAATATGTTCAAGAACAGTATAGCCATCTGTTGGTGCTGCCATGTAGGCCGTCATCCCAACGGTGCCAGA contains the following coding sequences:
- a CDS encoding hypothetical protein (PFAM: Tripartite tricarboxylate transporter family receptor); protein product: MQLRNLVSATAVASFMALSVSAANAFECKVKEASMDKPGGFPDRALTMIVPYGPAGGSGQVAAAMAEAVTELTGASINRDHKSGGSGTVGMTAYMAAPTDGYTVLEHIDDASSAHALDSSRPHPAEDLIPLVTSQVTFSQIYIRTNETRYTDWPSFVAWVKAQNGKATIANVSKEGSMERVTMKFITDATDMTIQQISFDKGAPRYGALLGGQVDALFEQPGDVRKFLDSGDFKPILTIFNERPGVFADVPTHREMGMDFEPLLRFRGFYVHKDAPADRVEWLQWAFQRGYCQDSYQKFNESKFMTVIDSYRDTQGSIELINTTIPQYREVYKQMGLNVK